A section of the Salvelinus fontinalis isolate EN_2023a chromosome 33, ASM2944872v1, whole genome shotgun sequence genome encodes:
- the zgc:85932 gene encoding calpain-9, whose protein sequence is MSDSNEKKTPVAEIGTAEATTEDLGSSFTSKGWLSSFIADKPTPVLHKHGNSGNSMDDGLFVDHDFPMGDMLLQPAMEWRRPKDICPSAQFIVDGATRMDVCQGVLNDCWFLSAVASLSLHRPLLERVVPNGQSFQEGYNGSFYFQFWQYGEWEKVKVDDLLPTQKGKLIYLCSSEKREFWSALLEKAYAKLKGGYRALNMGFPHEAMVDMTGGITEVLTVASLPKDLAAFLKPILAKGALINCANCQGPLEQRNEFGILFRHAYSVTGLENVKTKYETVELVRVHNPWGKMEWEGPWSDMNGPEWSHVREEEQKRLDRVQKEDGEFWMAVSDFRQNFESMEVCHLSEETLSEPGATQRPWNCTMHHGSWVPHISAGGSPKGGWFWQNPQFHLTLLEEDEDPSDPELTCSFLVALMQKHQRLRGVHLGIGLDIYKAGSECSYLSSLDLSLRRPLISTQGYAQRTEVVIRGRLAPGHYVIIPSTADTNQQGEFILRVLTEKGNNATPAEKPGTEVNSPTQISLLQPSFPHLSALPSPEATRQLFKKHRNKKGECPPLELLNLLTEAIKGGVLAGSEKKLVLEHCKSFVVLVDSRGLAQLDWQGFQALWDKIRKWTDIFLTFDKNKSQLLEYPEVSPALKAAGMGVDDFVLQLIGLRYTEPDMTISYPGFLYLLMKLDSMIHKFQAYDIVGMGTISVSYRQWLHMTMYN, encoded by the exons ATGAGTGACAGTAATGAAAAGAAGACTCCGGTCGCAGAAATAGGTACAGCAGAGGCAACGACGGAAGATCTTGGAAGCTCGTTTACCTCCAAAGGGTGGCTTTCGTCATTTATCGCTGACAAGCCTACTCCAGTTCTTCATAAACATGGTAATAGCGGTAATTCAATGGATGATGGGTTGTTCGTGGACCACGACTTTCCAATGGGAGATATGCTTCTTCAACCCGCCATGGAATGGAGACGCCCAAAG gaTATCTGCCCTTCAGCACAGTTCATAGTGGATGGAGCAACACGTATGGACGTGTGTCAGGGAGTTCTGA ATGACTGCTGGTTCCTGTCTGCGGTGGCATCCCTCTCCCTGCATCGCCCGCTGTTGGAGCGGGTGGTGCCCAATGGGCAGAGCTTCCAGGAGGGTTACAACGGCAGCTTTTACTTCCAG TTCTGGCAGTATGGCGAGTGGGAGAAGGTGAAGGTCGATGACCTGCTGCCTACGCAAAAGGGCAAGCTGATCTACCTGTGCTCCTCAGAGAAAAGAGAGTTCTGGAGTGCTCTGTTGGAGAAGGCCTACGCCAA GCTGAAAGGGGGATATCGGGCCCTGAACATGGGCTTCCCCCACGAGGCCATGGTGGACATGACAGGGGGCATAACGGAGGTGCTGACTGTGGCTTCTCTGCCCAAGGACCTGGCAGCCTTCCTCAAGCCCATTCTGGCCAAGGGAGCACTCATCAACTGTGCCAactgccag GGCCCCCTTGAGCAGAGGAATGAGTTTGGAATCCTGTTCAGACATGCCTACTCTGTAACCGGGCTTGAAAAT GTGAAGACAAAGTATGAGACTGTGGAGCTGGTCCGTGTTCACAACCCCTGGGGAAAGATGGAGTGGGAGGGACCCTGGAGTGACATGAATGG GCCTGAGTGGAGTCATGTCCGTGAGGAGGAGCAGAAGCGTCTGGACAGGGTTCAGAAGGAGGACGGGGAGTTCTG GATGGCAGTGTCAGACTTCCGTCAGAACTTTGAGTCGATGGAGGTGTGTCACCTGAGTGAGGAGACCCTGAGCGAGCCGGGCGCCACACAGAGGCCATGGAACTGCACGATGCATCATGGGAGCTGGGTACCACACATCTCCGCCGGGGGCTCTCCCAAAGGGG gcTGGTTCTGGCAGAACCCTCAGTTCCACTtgaccctgctggaggaggacgaGGACCCCAGTGACCCTGAGCTGACATGTTCCTTCCTAGTGGCCCTCATGCAGAAGCACCAGAGACTCAGAGGAGTGCACCTGGGCATCGGCCTGGATATCTACAAG GCTGGCTCAGAGTGCTCTTACCTGTCCTCTTTGGACCTGAGCTTGCGCCGCCCACTCATCAGCACCCAGGGTTACGCCCAGCGAACGGAGGTGGTGATTCGTGGTCGCCTGGCGCCCGGCCATTATGTCATCATCCCCTCCACCGCGGATACTAATCAGCAGGGAGAGTTCATCCTGCGGGTGTTGACAGAAAAGGGCAACAATGCAAC GCCAGCTGAGAAGCCCGGCACTGAAGTAAACTCCCCCACACAG ATCTCCCTCTTGCAGCCCTCCTTTCCACACCTGTCGGCTCTGCCCTCTCCTGAAGCCACACGACAGCTCTTTAAAAAGCACCGCAACAAG AAAGGAGAGTGTCCACCTTTGGAGCTTCTCAACCTGCTTACCGAGGCCATAAAAGGCGGAG TGCTGGCGGGGAGCGAGAAGAAGCTGGTCCTGGAGCACTGCAAGAGCTTTGTGGTCCTCGTGGAT AGTCGGGGGTTAGCTCAGCTGGACTGGCAGGGGTTCCAGGCACTGTGGGACAAGATCAGGAAATGGACG GATATATTCTTGACGTTTGATAAGAACAAATCCCAGTTGCTGGAGTACCCTGAAGTCTCACCTGCCTTGAAAGCTGCGG GCATGGGGGTGGATGACTTCGTCCTGCAGCTGATCGGCCTGCGCTACACGGAGCCAGACATGACAATCAGTTACCCCGGTTTCCTTTACCTGCTGATGAAACTGGACAGCATGATCC ATAAATTTCAAGCCTATGACATTGTGGGAATGGGGACTATATCAGTTAGCTACAGACAG TGGCTCCACATGACGATGTACAACTGA